A stretch of Flavobacteriales bacterium DNA encodes these proteins:
- the cysQ gene encoding 3'(2'),5'-bisphosphate nucleotidase CysQ, with translation MQHDLIPLVNAAINAAFAAGREILEVYGTEFSSEQKADKSPLTEADKRAHAAIVSALAVTGIPVLSEEGRESALEDRQCWERYWLVDPLDGTKEFIKRNGEFTVNIALMERDGLPAGALGSARPIAGVLFVPVKDNLYFAWQGGGAYRQSAATHAQGGAYERALSAERLPVQHDRSAFTIVASRSHPSPETEAYIARMEQEHGSVALTSMGSALKICLVAEGAADAYPRYAPTMEWDTAAGHAIVNEAGKQLIDITTGAPMRYNKASLVNNWFIVN, from the coding sequence ATGCAGCACGACTTAATCCCGTTGGTGAATGCAGCGATCAACGCAGCCTTCGCCGCCGGGCGAGAGATCCTGGAGGTGTACGGCACTGAATTCAGCTCCGAGCAAAAAGCCGATAAGAGTCCGCTGACCGAAGCAGACAAGAGGGCGCATGCCGCCATCGTTTCCGCATTAGCAGTGACCGGGATTCCGGTGCTCAGCGAAGAAGGCAGAGAATCAGCCTTGGAAGACCGGCAGTGCTGGGAGCGCTACTGGCTGGTCGATCCGCTCGATGGAACCAAGGAGTTCATCAAGCGCAACGGCGAATTCACGGTGAACATCGCGTTGATGGAACGAGATGGCCTTCCTGCCGGGGCGCTCGGATCAGCAAGGCCCATCGCCGGGGTGCTCTTCGTCCCCGTGAAAGACAACCTGTATTTCGCTTGGCAGGGCGGCGGGGCGTATCGCCAGTCGGCGGCAACCCATGCGCAGGGTGGAGCGTATGAACGCGCCTTGTCCGCCGAACGCCTCCCCGTGCAGCACGACCGCAGCGCCTTCACCATCGTGGCCAGCCGCTCCCACCCGAGCCCGGAGACCGAGGCCTACATCGCGCGCATGGAGCAAGAGCATGGATCAGTGGCCCTCACCAGCATGGGCAGCGCCCTGAAGATCTGCCTGGTGGCCGAGGGCGCCGCCGATGCCTACCCGCGCTACGCCCCCACCATGGAATGGGATACCGCTGCAGGCCATGCCATCGTGAACGAAGCGGGCAAGCAGCTCATCGACATCACCACCGGCGCGCCCATGCGCTACAACAAGGCCTCATTGGTGAACAACTGGTTCATCGTCAACTGA
- a CDS encoding GDP-L-fucose synthase, with the protein MNKQDKIYVAGHRGMVGSAIVRRLQKDGFSNIVVRTSKELDLKEQQAVRDFFAQEKPDHVVLAAAKVGGIHANNVYRAQFLYENLMMESNVIHSAYENGVKKLLFLGSSCIYPKMAPQPLKEESLLSGFLEQTNEPYAIAKIAGIKLAESYRRQYGCNFISAMPTNLYGPNDNYDLNNSHVLPALIRKFHTAKVNGAPSVEVWGTGSPMREFLHVDDLADACFFLMQNYDEEMFVNIGTGVDLTIKELAEMIKGIVGYAGELKWNTEKPDGTPRKLMDVSRLHNLGWKHRIGLREGITAVYAEFAKSELARTQAG; encoded by the coding sequence ATGAACAAGCAAGACAAGATCTACGTGGCTGGCCACCGCGGCATGGTGGGCTCGGCCATCGTGCGCCGCCTGCAGAAGGATGGCTTCAGCAACATCGTGGTGCGCACCAGCAAGGAGCTCGACCTGAAGGAGCAGCAGGCCGTGCGCGACTTCTTCGCGCAGGAGAAGCCCGACCATGTGGTGCTCGCCGCGGCGAAGGTGGGCGGCATCCACGCCAATAACGTCTATCGCGCGCAGTTCCTGTACGAGAACCTGATGATGGAGAGCAACGTCATCCATTCGGCCTACGAGAACGGGGTGAAGAAGCTGCTCTTCCTGGGCTCCTCGTGCATCTATCCGAAGATGGCCCCGCAGCCGCTGAAGGAGGAGAGCCTGCTGAGCGGCTTCCTCGAGCAGACCAACGAGCCCTACGCCATCGCCAAGATCGCGGGCATCAAGCTGGCTGAGAGCTACCGCCGCCAGTACGGCTGCAACTTCATCAGCGCCATGCCCACCAACCTCTATGGGCCCAACGACAATTACGACCTCAACAACAGCCATGTGCTGCCCGCGCTGATCCGAAAGTTCCATACGGCCAAGGTGAACGGCGCACCCAGCGTCGAGGTCTGGGGGACCGGTTCGCCGATGCGTGAATTCCTGCACGTCGACGACCTCGCCGACGCATGCTTCTTCCTCATGCAGAACTACGACGAAGAGATGTTCGTGAACATCGGTACCGGGGTCGACCTGACGATCAAGGAACTCGCGGAAATGATCAAGGGCATCGTGGGCTACGCCGGCGAACTGAAGTGGAACACCGAGAAGCCCGATGGCACGCCCCGCAAGCTCATGGATGTCTCCCGCCTGCACAACCTGGGCTGGAAGCACCGCATCGGCTTGCGCGAAGGAATCACGGCGGTTTACGCGGAGTTCGCGAAGAGCGAGCTGGCGAGGACGCAGGCGGGATAG
- a CDS encoding dipeptidase, translating to MDTYIESHKDRFLNELLDLLRIPSVSADPAYKGDVARCAEAVKQRMEEAGLNKVEVCPTKGHPIVYGEKIIDPAKPTVLVYGHYDVQPPDPLDLWHSGPFDPVIKDGLIYARGSADDKGQFYMHVKAIESMMKTSGLPCNVKVMIEGEEEVGSDNLGIFVSRNKERLKADVVLISDTAMIANDCPSINTGLRGLSYVEVEVTGPNRDLHSGVYGGAVANPINALCEMIASLHDADRRVTIPGFYDAVLELSAPERKALAEAPFNEAEYMKDLGIEAVRGEKGYTSEERSSIRPTLDVNGIWGGYIGEGAKTVLPSKAFAKLSMRLVPNQKSDAITKLFKDHFEKIAPPGVKVVVRPHHGGEAAVTPIDSPAYLAASKAMEETFGKKPIPTRGGGSIPIVALFEQELGLKTVLFGFGLDSDNIHSPNEKYGVFNYFQGIRTIPRFFAHYAAMNGKA from the coding sequence ATCGACACCTACATCGAGAGTCATAAAGACCGCTTCCTCAACGAGTTGCTCGACCTTCTGCGCATTCCCAGCGTCAGCGCCGACCCGGCCTACAAGGGGGATGTGGCCCGCTGCGCCGAAGCCGTGAAGCAGCGGATGGAAGAGGCCGGCTTGAACAAGGTGGAGGTTTGCCCCACCAAGGGCCATCCGATCGTGTATGGTGAGAAGATCATCGACCCTGCCAAGCCTACTGTATTGGTATATGGCCATTACGACGTGCAGCCGCCCGACCCCCTCGACCTCTGGCACAGCGGCCCATTCGACCCGGTGATCAAGGACGGCCTCATCTACGCCCGCGGCAGCGCCGATGACAAGGGCCAATTCTACATGCATGTGAAGGCCATCGAGTCCATGATGAAGACCAGCGGCCTGCCTTGCAATGTGAAAGTGATGATCGAGGGAGAAGAAGAAGTCGGAAGCGACAATCTGGGCATTTTCGTTTCGCGGAACAAGGAGCGGCTGAAGGCCGACGTGGTGCTGATCAGCGACACAGCCATGATCGCGAATGATTGCCCAAGCATCAACACCGGCCTGCGCGGCCTGAGCTACGTTGAAGTTGAGGTGACCGGGCCGAACCGGGACCTGCATAGCGGGGTGTATGGCGGCGCGGTGGCCAATCCTATCAACGCCCTGTGCGAGATGATCGCCAGCCTGCACGATGCCGACCGCCGAGTGACGATCCCCGGATTCTATGATGCCGTGCTCGAACTCAGCGCCCCCGAACGCAAGGCCCTCGCCGAGGCTCCGTTCAACGAAGCGGAATACATGAAGGACCTCGGCATCGAAGCCGTGCGCGGAGAGAAGGGCTACACCAGCGAAGAGCGCAGCAGCATACGCCCCACCCTGGATGTGAACGGAATCTGGGGCGGCTACATCGGCGAGGGCGCCAAGACGGTGCTTCCTTCAAAGGCCTTCGCCAAGCTGAGCATGCGACTGGTGCCCAACCAGAAGAGCGATGCCATCACCAAGCTGTTCAAGGACCACTTCGAGAAGATCGCGCCTCCCGGCGTGAAGGTGGTGGTGCGCCCGCATCACGGTGGTGAAGCTGCGGTGACGCCCATAGACAGCCCGGCTTACCTCGCTGCCAGCAAGGCCATGGAAGAGACTTTCGGGAAGAAGCCCATTCCAACGCGCGGCGGCGGCTCCATCCCCATCGTGGCGCTCTTCGAACAGGAACTTGGCTTGAAGACCGTTCTCTTCGGATTCGGGCTCGACTCGGATAACATCCACAGCCCGAACGAGAAGTACGGCGTGTTCAACTACTTCCAGGGCATCCGCACCATCCCGCGGTTCTTCGCGCACTATGCTGCGATGAACGGGAAGGCCTGA
- the gmd gene encoding GDP-mannose 4,6-dehydratase — protein MSKKNGSSKKNGKRKVALITGVTGQDGAYLSELLLNKGYEVHGVKRRSSLFNTDRIDHLYHDMHEKGRPFYLHYGDLTDSVNCLRLVKEIQPDEIYNLAAMSHVAVSFEMPEYTANADGIGTLRFLEAIRILGMEKKTRFYQASTSELYGGVLPRAQNEETPFYPKSPYGVAKLYGFWITKNYRESYGIFACNGILFNHESPLRGETFVTRKITRAVAKIKLGLQQTLYLGNLDAKRDWGHAKDYVEGMWLMLQADKPDDFVLATGKTYTVRHFIDLAFAEVGIKLDWKGRGEKEKGIDKRTGKTLVAIDKRYYRPAEVDHLEGDPSKAKRVLGWKHKYDLKALVTEMVQSDLELFKRDVYLKKGGHKILHEQE, from the coding sequence ATGTCCAAGAAGAACGGATCATCGAAGAAGAACGGCAAGCGCAAAGTGGCGCTGATCACCGGCGTAACAGGCCAGGACGGCGCCTACCTCAGCGAGCTCCTGTTGAACAAGGGCTATGAGGTGCATGGCGTGAAGCGCCGCAGCTCGCTCTTCAACACGGACCGCATCGATCACCTGTACCACGACATGCACGAGAAGGGCCGTCCCTTCTACCTCCATTACGGCGACCTCACCGACAGCGTCAACTGCCTCCGTCTGGTGAAAGAGATCCAGCCGGATGAGATCTATAATCTCGCCGCCATGAGCCATGTGGCCGTGAGCTTCGAGATGCCTGAGTACACGGCTAACGCCGACGGCATCGGGACGTTGCGCTTCCTGGAGGCCATCCGCATCCTCGGCATGGAGAAGAAGACGCGTTTCTATCAGGCCAGCACCAGTGAACTGTATGGCGGCGTATTGCCGCGCGCTCAGAACGAAGAGACGCCCTTCTACCCGAAGAGCCCCTATGGCGTGGCCAAGCTCTACGGATTCTGGATCACCAAGAACTATCGCGAGAGCTACGGCATCTTCGCCTGCAACGGCATCCTCTTCAACCACGAAAGCCCCTTGCGCGGCGAGACCTTCGTGACCCGCAAGATCACGCGCGCCGTGGCCAAGATCAAGCTAGGCCTGCAACAGACCCTCTACCTCGGCAACCTCGACGCCAAGCGCGACTGGGGCCACGCCAAGGACTATGTGGAAGGCATGTGGCTGATGCTGCAGGCCGACAAACCCGATGACTTCGTGCTGGCCACCGGCAAGACCTACACCGTGCGCCATTTCATCGACCTGGCCTTCGCAGAGGTCGGCATCAAGCTCGATTGGAAAGGTAGGGGCGAGAAGGAGAAGGGCATCGATAAGAGGACCGGCAAGACGCTGGTGGCCATCGACAAGCGCTATTACCGCCCAGCTGAAGTGGATCACCTCGAGGGCGATCCTTCCAAGGCCAAGCGCGTGCTGGGCTGGAAGCACAAGTACGACCTGAAGGCCCTGGTGACCGAGATGGTGCAGAGCGACCTCGAGCTCTTCAAGCGCGACGTTTACCTGAAGAAGGGCGGACACAAGATCCTGCACGAGCAGGAATGA
- a CDS encoding tRNA-binding protein has product MNNIIWNDFERVLLCAGTVLTAEDLPAARVPAFVLTIDFGPYGHRRSSARITERYSKEALIGSQVIAVLNFPPKQIGHIMSECLVTGFPDAQGAIVLARPEQMVPNGSRLC; this is encoded by the coding sequence ATGAACAACATCATCTGGAACGACTTCGAGCGGGTCCTGCTCTGTGCTGGCACAGTGCTCACCGCAGAGGACTTGCCTGCGGCACGAGTCCCCGCCTTTGTGCTCACCATCGATTTTGGCCCTTACGGACACCGGCGTAGCAGTGCACGCATCACAGAGCGGTATTCCAAGGAGGCACTGATCGGGAGCCAGGTGATCGCCGTGCTCAACTTCCCGCCGAAGCAGATCGGCCACATAATGAGCGAATGCCTGGTGACCGGCTTCCCAGATGCCCAAGGGGCGATCGTCCTTGCCCGACCGGAGCAAATGGTACCCAATGGAAGCCGGTTGTGCTAA
- a CDS encoding choice-of-anchor L domain-containing protein — MKRILSIGLVLLGSGVGHAQLLVDDQLTPTQLVQDVLLGTGVVVSNISYNGVLEPAAAQAGSASFTETGTNLGLPAGVLLTSGVTQGVAGAASFFASGTNSTGSDPDLALLANQTINDRAVLEFDFVPEGDTVKFRYVFGSEEYPEYVCTTFNDAFGFFLSGPGITGPYQNNAINIALVPNSSIPIAINTVNPGVPGTSGGNAATCAAADPNWTNNSVYYVNNGAGASICYDGFTVVLTARWPVQCGQTYHIKMAIGDGSDSAFDSGVFLEAGSFTSTPFVPTLSPGPGIIGTNTIVESCYPVTINFAQTGAGTDTSVVYIITGGTATSGVDYVPAFPDSLVFLPGDSLQTFTFNCPVDIDGDETIILTLISPSPCAGITITNEFIFTIIQPPQLAIVGGLAQIPCGGSATLTPTFSGGYPPYAISWSDGQTGNSITVSPNNSAVYTATVTDDCGTTAIAQFFVELDPLPPLNMALVGPGTVMESCDNTGVNFIRPQGVPGDVPIAITFSGAASNGSDFVWNSSLVIPDGVLNTIVPFNPIEDNIPDDGETVTITGTYTDSCGRTTSASVTITIIDAPLIFVTTEDFTVECRPDSMLITALGTGGVGSLSYSWSNGTDGPSTYVSMNEFANYTVTVTDGCGRSVQDVVTISLICDVVVPNVFSPNGDGYNDRFVIDGITYTSNTVRIYNRWGQLVYEASNYQNQWDGDELPDGTYFYEVILSNKKDEPYTGHLTILRNGWR; from the coding sequence ATGAAGCGAATTCTCTCGATAGGCCTCGTGCTGCTGGGCAGCGGCGTTGGTCACGCACAGCTTTTGGTGGACGACCAGCTCACCCCGACCCAGCTCGTGCAGGACGTATTGCTGGGCACCGGAGTGGTGGTGAGCAACATCAGCTACAATGGCGTGCTCGAACCGGCTGCTGCGCAAGCCGGAAGCGCCAGTTTCACTGAGACGGGCACCAACTTGGGCCTTCCTGCTGGTGTCCTGCTCACGAGCGGCGTCACGCAAGGCGTGGCTGGTGCCGCCTCTTTCTTCGCGAGCGGAACCAATAGCACGGGCAGCGACCCTGACTTGGCGCTTCTGGCGAACCAGACCATCAACGACCGTGCAGTGCTCGAATTCGATTTCGTGCCTGAAGGGGATACCGTGAAGTTCCGATACGTATTCGGCTCGGAAGAATACCCCGAGTACGTGTGCACCACATTCAATGATGCGTTCGGCTTCTTCCTCAGCGGTCCTGGCATAACCGGGCCATACCAGAACAACGCCATCAACATCGCGCTGGTGCCGAATTCCTCCATTCCCATCGCCATCAATACCGTGAATCCTGGCGTACCGGGCACCTCAGGGGGAAACGCGGCTACCTGCGCCGCCGCTGACCCTAATTGGACCAATAACAGCGTGTACTACGTGAATAATGGCGCGGGCGCCAGCATCTGCTATGATGGTTTCACCGTGGTGCTCACAGCGCGCTGGCCTGTGCAATGCGGACAGACGTATCACATCAAGATGGCCATTGGCGATGGCTCTGACAGCGCCTTCGACAGCGGCGTCTTCCTTGAGGCTGGCAGCTTCACCAGCACGCCTTTCGTGCCCACCCTTTCGCCAGGCCCGGGCATCATCGGCACCAATACGATAGTGGAGAGCTGCTACCCGGTCACCATCAACTTCGCTCAGACCGGGGCCGGAACCGATACCAGCGTGGTGTACATCATCACGGGCGGCACGGCAACCAGTGGGGTCGATTACGTGCCTGCCTTCCCTGATTCGCTTGTGTTCCTCCCGGGTGATTCCCTGCAGACGTTCACTTTCAACTGCCCCGTTGATATTGATGGAGACGAGACCATCATCCTGACCTTGATCAGTCCGAGCCCTTGCGCGGGCATCACCATCACGAACGAGTTCATCTTCACCATCATTCAGCCGCCGCAACTCGCCATCGTGGGTGGGCTCGCGCAGATACCTTGTGGAGGCTCGGCGACGCTCACCCCGACTTTCTCTGGTGGTTACCCGCCTTACGCGATCTCCTGGTCGGATGGCCAGACGGGCAACAGCATCACGGTGAGCCCGAACAACAGTGCCGTATACACGGCAACGGTCACGGACGATTGCGGCACCACGGCCATCGCGCAATTCTTCGTTGAATTGGATCCGTTGCCGCCGCTGAACATGGCCCTTGTTGGCCCGGGTACCGTCATGGAGTCCTGCGACAATACCGGCGTCAATTTCATCCGCCCTCAAGGCGTGCCGGGTGATGTGCCCATCGCCATCACCTTCAGTGGAGCCGCCAGCAATGGAAGCGATTTCGTGTGGAACAGCTCCTTGGTCATCCCGGATGGCGTGCTGAACACGATCGTGCCCTTCAATCCGATCGAGGATAACATCCCTGATGACGGCGAGACCGTGACGATCACCGGCACCTACACCGATAGCTGTGGCCGCACCACTTCTGCGAGTGTGACGATAACCATCATCGATGCGCCGCTGATTTTCGTGACCACAGAGGACTTCACGGTGGAATGCCGCCCCGACAGCATGCTCATCACGGCCCTTGGCACGGGAGGCGTAGGCTCCTTGAGCTACTCCTGGTCCAATGGCACCGATGGCCCATCGACCTATGTCAGCATGAATGAGTTCGCCAATTACACCGTGACAGTGACGGACGGATGCGGAAGGTCCGTGCAGGATGTGGTCACCATCTCCTTGATCTGCGACGTGGTCGTGCCCAATGTGTTCTCGCCCAACGGCGATGGTTACAACGACCGTTTCGTGATCGATGGGATCACCTACACGAGCAACACCGTGCGCATCTACAATCGCTGGGGCCAGCTTGTCTATGAAGCGAGCAACTACCAGAATCAATGGGATGGCGATGAGCTCCCGGATGGCACCTACTTCTATGAGGTGATCCTCTCCAACAAGAAGGATGAGCCCTACACGGGGCATCTCACGATCCTGCGCAACGGCTGGCGCTGA
- a CDS encoding gliding motility-associated C-terminal domain-containing protein, with translation MKAPLLTIAALAMGISLKAQLVVNSTQTPAQLVNDVLLGNGVQAFNVRYNGVLNPAANVIGSGSFTTSNSNLGLDAGLILSSGQASAVAGPQSGFSGNANGTGSDPDLVSISGGTINDRAVLEFDFIPTGDTLKFRFVFASEEYPEYVCSFNDAFGFFLSGPGIAGPYSGGSANIALIPGTTVPVTINNVNNGLNNNPTNAGCPAQNASFYVDNTGGATVVFDGMTVVMQATALVQCGQTYHIKLAIGDALDSTFDSAVFLEAGSFVSTGQVLPTLSQSTGIIGNTMLEGCNPVELVFTRLGDTSEVDTVDIMVGGTATPGVDYTYVFPSQLIFPENVEALSIVFDVPIDPDGPETIVITIEQLVACAGLVLQTNFTFNIDSPPPLVVTGANIPSICGQNNLLIPSVSGGMGQYTYDWSTGETTATINASPAVTTVFTVTVTDICNIEPVSADFTVTLPIYPPLDLVVWPDTLIDCLGNGDISVLSVTGGDGVFTYQWSLGGVPLGNSPVLNVPSSTPPVYYTVTVSEGCGTSISDSVQVGTVPLPDIEITTDGDQSVICAGDSTTLTITGITGGNGVYDWTWTDPNGSVIGTGWTITVPVFTTTPYVITANDQCGYTGVTSVNGVMPIYDPFVLTMVPDHILCAGDSTMIHALVNGGSGYYHILWSGEDSLTDPLYWVSPNEFTEYQVMVRDQCGEVRFGKTEVDVEHVSVDIVEVNEGQDDWYLLAATLPYARTWIWDMGDGTRYRNDEVRHSYLDLEEHWVNLKIVTPNGCHGEDSLLLKPPAHIYFPNAFSPDGDGWNEFFGPNGHYIDSFEMQIFNRWGELIYTTNDILAPWDGTYGGSPAPTGVYVYKYRAEGHYFPPVDGMGHLTLLRGSQN, from the coding sequence ATGAAGGCACCACTACTTACGATCGCCGCCCTTGCGATGGGCATTTCCCTGAAGGCCCAATTGGTCGTTAATAGCACGCAGACACCGGCCCAGTTGGTGAATGATGTGCTTCTAGGGAATGGCGTTCAGGCATTCAACGTGCGCTACAACGGTGTCCTTAACCCGGCAGCGAACGTCATCGGCAGTGGATCGTTCACCACCAGCAATAGCAATCTCGGGTTGGACGCGGGTTTGATCCTGTCCTCTGGTCAGGCTTCCGCTGTGGCTGGACCGCAGTCAGGTTTCAGCGGAAATGCGAACGGAACCGGGAGCGACCCTGATCTGGTGAGCATCTCTGGTGGCACGATCAACGACCGGGCTGTCCTGGAATTCGACTTCATCCCTACGGGTGACACGCTGAAGTTCCGCTTCGTCTTCGCATCGGAGGAATATCCGGAGTATGTGTGCTCGTTCAACGATGCCTTTGGCTTCTTCCTGAGCGGACCTGGGATCGCGGGGCCGTACAGCGGTGGTTCCGCCAACATCGCCCTCATTCCCGGCACCACTGTGCCGGTGACGATCAACAACGTGAATAACGGGTTGAACAACAACCCGACGAATGCCGGTTGCCCTGCGCAGAATGCCAGTTTCTATGTGGACAACACGGGCGGCGCCACCGTGGTATTCGATGGGATGACCGTGGTGATGCAAGCCACGGCGCTGGTGCAGTGCGGACAGACTTATCACATCAAGCTGGCCATCGGTGATGCGCTGGACAGCACCTTCGATAGCGCGGTGTTCCTTGAAGCCGGCAGTTTCGTGAGCACCGGGCAAGTACTCCCCACCTTGTCGCAGAGCACCGGGATAATCGGCAATACCATGCTCGAGGGATGCAACCCGGTGGAATTGGTCTTCACCCGTCTCGGCGATACTTCAGAAGTGGATACGGTGGACATCATGGTTGGTGGCACCGCAACCCCAGGGGTCGATTACACCTATGTGTTCCCTTCGCAGCTGATCTTCCCCGAGAATGTAGAAGCCCTGAGCATCGTCTTCGATGTGCCGATCGACCCAGACGGCCCTGAGACCATCGTGATCACCATAGAGCAGCTGGTGGCTTGCGCGGGCTTGGTGCTGCAGACCAACTTCACTTTCAACATCGATAGTCCGCCGCCTCTCGTGGTGACGGGGGCCAACATCCCGAGCATTTGCGGGCAGAACAACCTCTTGATACCGTCGGTATCCGGTGGAATGGGCCAGTACACCTATGACTGGAGCACTGGCGAGACCACCGCTACGATCAACGCATCCCCTGCCGTGACCACGGTTTTCACGGTCACGGTCACCGACATCTGCAACATCGAGCCGGTCTCAGCCGATTTCACCGTCACCTTGCCCATATATCCCCCGCTGGACCTCGTGGTGTGGCCCGACACCTTGATTGACTGCTTGGGGAATGGCGATATCTCTGTGCTGAGCGTCACCGGTGGTGATGGCGTATTCACCTATCAGTGGAGCTTAGGCGGTGTCCCATTAGGCAATTCACCTGTGCTGAACGTTCCCTCTTCGACACCGCCGGTCTATTACACCGTTACCGTGAGTGAAGGATGTGGCACCAGCATTTCCGATAGCGTGCAAGTTGGCACGGTGCCATTGCCGGACATCGAGATCACCACCGATGGCGACCAGAGCGTGATTTGCGCAGGTGATAGCACTACGCTGACCATTACAGGCATCACAGGAGGTAACGGGGTGTATGATTGGACCTGGACCGACCCGAACGGCTCAGTGATTGGCACGGGCTGGACCATTACTGTTCCTGTCTTCACCACGACGCCATACGTCATCACCGCCAATGATCAATGCGGCTACACCGGTGTGACCTCAGTGAATGGCGTTATGCCGATATACGACCCCTTCGTGCTCACCATGGTCCCTGATCACATCCTGTGCGCTGGCGACAGCACCATGATCCATGCATTGGTGAATGGAGGCAGCGGTTATTACCACATCCTTTGGTCCGGTGAAGACAGCCTCACCGACCCGCTTTACTGGGTGAGCCCGAATGAATTCACCGAGTACCAAGTGATGGTGCGCGATCAGTGCGGCGAGGTGCGCTTCGGCAAGACTGAAGTGGATGTTGAGCACGTGTCCGTTGACATCGTTGAAGTGAATGAGGGCCAGGACGACTGGTACCTCTTGGCGGCGACGTTGCCTTATGCCCGCACCTGGATCTGGGATATGGGCGATGGCACCCGCTACCGCAATGATGAGGTGCGACACAGCTACCTCGACCTCGAAGAGCACTGGGTGAACCTGAAGATCGTGACGCCCAATGGCTGCCACGGCGAGGATTCGTTGCTGCTGAAGCCGCCCGCGCACATCTACTTCCCCAACGCGTTCAGCCCTGATGGCGATGGATGGAACGAGTTCTTCGGTCCCAATGGCCACTACATCGATAGTTTCGAGATGCAGATCTTCAACCGCTGGGGCGAGCTCATTTACACGACGAACGATATCCTTGCGCCATGGGACGGCACCTATGGCGGCTCACCGGCGCCTACGGGCGTGTACGTTTACAAGTACCGGGCGGAGGGGCATTACTTCCCACCGGTTGACGGCATGGGCCATTTGACCTTGTTGCGTGGAAGCCAGAATTGA